A single genomic interval of Saccharothrix saharensis harbors:
- the murA gene encoding UDP-N-acetylglucosamine 1-carboxyvinyltransferase — protein MSEHFRVQGGARLVGEVAVVGAKNSVLKLMAAALLAEGTTTITNCPEILDVPLMADVLRSLGCEVLLDGSVVTITTPEELNHRADSEAMGKLRASVCVLGPLVGRCKRAVVALPGGDAIGNRPLDMHQNGLRKLGAHSEIEHGCVIAEAEGLHGAQIWLDFPSVGATENILMAAVLANGTTVIDNAAREPEIVDICVMLQQMGAKIEGAGTSTLTVHGVESLRPTEHRVIGDRIVGATWAFAAAMTRGDITVRGVDPHHLDLVLEKLRMAGADVTTLDDGFRVVQTDRPRSVDFVTLPYPGFATDLQPFAIALSAVSDGTSMITENLFEARFRFIEEMVRLGADARTDGHHAVVRGVDRLSSAPVWASDIRAGAGLVLAGLCADGATEVYEIFHIERGYPGFVENLRKLGATVERVTA, from the coding sequence GTGAGTGAGCACTTCCGGGTTCAGGGCGGTGCGCGGCTGGTCGGCGAGGTGGCCGTCGTGGGCGCGAAGAACAGCGTGCTGAAGCTGATGGCGGCGGCGCTGCTGGCCGAGGGCACCACCACCATCACCAACTGCCCGGAGATCCTGGACGTGCCGCTGATGGCGGACGTCCTGCGCAGCCTGGGCTGCGAGGTCCTGCTCGACGGCTCGGTGGTCACGATCACCACGCCGGAGGAGCTCAACCACCGCGCCGACTCCGAGGCGATGGGCAAGCTGCGCGCGTCGGTGTGCGTGCTCGGTCCCCTGGTGGGCCGGTGCAAGCGCGCGGTCGTCGCCCTGCCCGGTGGTGACGCGATCGGCAACCGGCCGCTGGACATGCACCAGAACGGCCTGCGCAAGCTCGGCGCGCACAGCGAGATCGAGCACGGCTGCGTGATCGCCGAGGCCGAGGGCCTGCACGGCGCGCAGATCTGGCTGGACTTCCCCAGCGTGGGCGCGACGGAGAACATCCTGATGGCGGCGGTGCTGGCCAACGGCACCACGGTCATCGACAACGCCGCCCGCGAGCCGGAGATCGTGGACATCTGCGTGATGCTCCAGCAGATGGGCGCGAAGATCGAGGGCGCGGGCACGTCCACGCTCACCGTGCACGGCGTGGAGTCGCTGCGACCGACCGAGCACCGGGTGATCGGCGACCGGATCGTCGGCGCCACGTGGGCGTTCGCCGCCGCCATGACCCGCGGTGACATCACCGTGCGCGGCGTGGACCCGCACCACCTCGACCTGGTGCTGGAGAAGCTGCGGATGGCGGGCGCGGACGTGACCACGCTCGACGACGGCTTCCGCGTGGTGCAGACCGACCGGCCCCGCTCGGTGGACTTCGTGACGCTGCCGTACCCCGGTTTCGCCACCGACCTCCAGCCGTTCGCGATCGCGCTGTCGGCCGTGTCCGACGGCACGTCGATGATCACCGAGAACCTGTTCGAGGCGCGGTTCCGGTTCATCGAGGAGATGGTGCGGCTGGGCGCGGACGCGCGCACCGACGGCCACCACGCGGTGGTGCGGGGCGTGGACCGGCTGTCCAGCGCGCCGGTGTGGGCGTCGGACATCCGCGCGGGCGCGGGGCTGGTGCTGGCCGGGCTGTGCGCGGACGGCGCGACCGAGGTCTACGAGATCTTCCACATCGAGCGCGGCTACCCGGGGTTCGTGGAGAACCTGCGCAAGCTCGGCGCGACCGTGGAGCGCGTCACCGCCTGA
- a CDS encoding protein meaA, with protein MPYPADRERDRPWVMRTYAGHSSAAASNALYRRNLAKGQTGLSVAFDLPTQTGYDPDDELAKGEVGKVGVPISHIGDMRQLFDGIPLAGANTSMTINATAMWLLALYVSVADEQGADRATLAGTTQNDIIKEYLSRGTYVFPPGPSLRLITDMVAWTVSNVPKWNPINICSYHLQEAGATPVQEVAYSLSTAIAVLDSVFDSGQVPEERRGEVVARISFFVNAGVRFVEEMCKMRAFVRLWDEITRDRYGIADPKHRRFRYGVQVNSLGLTEAQPENNVQRIVLEMLAVTLSRDARARAIQLPAWNEALGLPRPWDQQWALRMQQVLAYETDLLEYEDLFEGSHVVRAKVDEIVEGARAEIDRVQAMGGAVAAVESGYMKSALVSSLAERRRRVESGEDVVVGVNRFDTTEPSPLQAEGANAIEQIDPVVEQHAVEAIRAWRSSRDDALAESALDELRAAAKTDRNLVEVTIACAKAGVTTGEWSQALRETFGEYRAPTGVSAASASGEAGTGIARVRERVRATGEELGERLRILVGKPGLDGHSNGAEQVAVRARDVGFEVVYQGIRLTPAQIVAAAVQEDVHVVGLSILSGSHLEVVPAVVDGLRAAGAGDVPVVVGGIVPPDDADKLRERGVARVFTPKDYELTQIMDEIVTVVREGNGL; from the coding sequence GTGCCGTACCCGGCCGACCGAGAGCGCGACCGCCCGTGGGTGATGCGGACCTACGCCGGCCACTCCAGCGCCGCAGCCTCCAACGCGCTGTACCGGCGCAACCTGGCCAAGGGGCAGACGGGCCTGTCCGTGGCGTTCGACCTGCCCACGCAGACCGGGTACGACCCGGACGACGAGCTGGCCAAGGGCGAGGTGGGCAAGGTCGGCGTGCCGATCAGCCACATCGGTGACATGCGGCAGCTGTTCGACGGCATCCCGCTGGCCGGGGCGAACACCTCGATGACCATCAACGCGACGGCCATGTGGCTGCTCGCGCTGTACGTGAGCGTGGCCGACGAGCAGGGCGCGGACCGCGCCACCCTCGCGGGCACCACGCAGAACGACATCATCAAGGAGTACCTGTCCCGCGGCACGTACGTGTTCCCGCCCGGACCGAGCCTGCGCCTGATCACGGACATGGTCGCGTGGACCGTGTCGAACGTGCCGAAGTGGAACCCGATCAACATCTGCTCGTACCACCTGCAGGAGGCGGGCGCGACGCCCGTGCAGGAGGTCGCCTACTCGCTGTCCACCGCCATCGCGGTGCTCGACTCGGTGTTCGACTCCGGCCAGGTGCCCGAGGAGCGGCGCGGCGAGGTCGTCGCGCGCATCTCCTTCTTCGTCAACGCCGGCGTGCGGTTCGTCGAGGAGATGTGCAAGATGCGGGCGTTCGTCCGGCTCTGGGACGAGATCACCCGCGACCGGTACGGCATCGCCGACCCCAAGCACCGCCGCTTCCGGTACGGGGTGCAGGTGAACTCGCTCGGGCTGACCGAGGCGCAGCCGGAGAACAACGTGCAGCGGATCGTGCTGGAGATGCTGGCCGTGACGCTGTCGCGGGACGCGCGGGCGCGGGCGATCCAGCTCCCCGCGTGGAACGAGGCGCTCGGCCTGCCCCGGCCGTGGGACCAGCAGTGGGCGCTGCGCATGCAGCAGGTGCTGGCCTACGAGACGGACCTGCTGGAGTACGAGGACCTCTTCGAGGGCTCGCACGTCGTGCGGGCGAAGGTGGACGAGATCGTCGAGGGCGCGCGGGCCGAGATCGACCGCGTGCAGGCGATGGGTGGCGCGGTCGCGGCGGTCGAGTCCGGGTACATGAAGTCGGCGCTGGTGTCGTCGCTGGCCGAGCGCCGCAGGCGGGTCGAGTCCGGCGAGGACGTCGTGGTCGGCGTGAACAGGTTCGACACCACCGAGCCGTCACCGTTGCAGGCCGAGGGCGCGAACGCGATCGAGCAGATCGACCCGGTCGTGGAGCAGCACGCGGTCGAGGCGATCCGGGCGTGGCGGTCCTCGCGCGACGACGCCCTGGCCGAGTCCGCTCTGGACGAACTGCGGGCGGCGGCGAAGACGGACCGGAACCTGGTCGAGGTGACGATCGCGTGCGCCAAGGCCGGCGTGACGACCGGCGAGTGGTCGCAGGCGCTGCGCGAGACGTTCGGCGAGTACCGCGCGCCGACCGGGGTGTCGGCGGCGTCGGCGTCCGGTGAGGCGGGCACCGGGATCGCCCGCGTGCGCGAGCGGGTGCGGGCGACCGGCGAGGAGCTCGGCGAGCGGCTGCGCATCCTGGTGGGCAAGCCGGGCCTCGACGGTCACTCCAACGGCGCCGAGCAGGTCGCCGTGCGGGCCCGCGACGTCGGCTTCGAGGTCGTCTACCAGGGCATCCGGCTCACGCCCGCGCAGATCGTGGCCGCCGCCGTGCAGGAGGACGTGCACGTGGTGGGCCTGTCGATCCTGTCCGGCTCGCACCTGGAGGTCGTGCCCGCGGTGGTCGACGGCCTGCGCGCGGCCGGCGCGGGTGACGTGCCGGTCGTCGTCGGGGGCATCGTCCCACCCGACGACGCCGACAAGCTGCGGGAACGCGGCGTGGCCCGGGTGTTCACGCCCAAGGACTACGAGCTGACGCAGATCATGGACGAGATCGTGACCGTCGTGCGCGAGGGGAACGGTCTCTAG
- a CDS encoding enoyl-CoA hydratase-related protein translates to MAEYQHIRVDRTDDVVRITMDRASRRNSLSAEHLAELLTAFREVAASDAVGVVLAGEGPVFSAGHDFADVAARDLDGVRDLLALCTELMRTIESVPQVVIARVHGLATAAGCQLVASCDLAVAAEEAGFALPGGKGGWFCHTPAVPVARTIGRKRLMEMALTGDTVDARTAEQWGLVNRVVPLAGLDEAVDDLLRRATRGSRASKALGKQTIYAQLDRPESDAYAIALEVMAAASQTPAAKEGMSSFLEKRPPAWTD, encoded by the coding sequence ATGGCCGAATACCAGCACATCCGCGTCGACCGCACGGATGACGTCGTGCGGATCACCATGGACCGCGCCTCCCGGCGCAACTCCCTGTCCGCCGAGCACCTGGCGGAGCTGTTGACCGCGTTCCGCGAGGTGGCCGCGTCGGACGCGGTGGGCGTGGTGCTCGCGGGCGAGGGACCGGTGTTCTCCGCGGGCCACGACTTCGCCGACGTGGCCGCCCGCGACCTGGACGGCGTGCGCGACCTGTTGGCGCTGTGCACGGAGCTCATGCGCACGATCGAGTCCGTGCCGCAGGTGGTGATCGCCCGCGTGCACGGCCTGGCCACCGCGGCGGGCTGCCAGCTGGTGGCCTCGTGCGACCTGGCCGTGGCCGCCGAGGAGGCCGGGTTCGCGCTGCCCGGCGGCAAGGGCGGCTGGTTCTGCCACACCCCGGCCGTGCCGGTGGCCCGGACCATCGGCCGCAAGCGGTTGATGGAGATGGCGCTGACCGGCGACACCGTGGACGCGCGCACCGCCGAGCAGTGGGGCCTGGTGAACCGGGTCGTGCCGCTCGCCGGGCTGGACGAGGCCGTGGACGACCTGCTGCGCCGCGCCACCCGCGGCAGCCGGGCCAGCAAGGCACTGGGCAAGCAGACGATCTACGCCCAGCTCGACCGACCGGAGTCCGACGCCTACGCCATCGCGCTGGAGGTGATGGCGGCGGCCTCCCAGACCCCGGCGGCCAAGGAGGGCATGTCGTCGTTCCTGGAGAAGCGCCCACCCGCCTGGACCGACTGA
- a CDS encoding DoxX family protein, with translation MSTAYVVVAALAVLANAGIAVADLVKADFVLANSAAVRVPPSWLPVLGAVKGAGAVGLLLGLLGVPVVGTAAAIGLVAFFVGALAAHARAGVWHNIAVPAAFLALPATALALDLAR, from the coding sequence ATGTCCACCGCTTACGTCGTCGTCGCCGCGCTCGCCGTGCTGGCCAACGCCGGCATCGCCGTCGCCGACCTGGTGAAGGCGGATTTCGTGCTGGCCAACTCGGCCGCGGTGCGCGTGCCGCCGTCGTGGCTGCCCGTGCTGGGTGCGGTGAAGGGCGCGGGCGCGGTCGGCCTGCTGCTCGGCCTGCTCGGCGTGCCCGTGGTCGGCACGGCGGCGGCGATCGGGCTGGTGGCGTTCTTCGTGGGCGCGCTGGCCGCCCACGCGCGGGCCGGTGTGTGGCACAACATCGCCGTGCCCGCCGCGTTCCTCGCCCTGCCCGCCACCGCCCTGGCCCTCGACCTCGCGCGATGA